Proteins encoded in a region of the Falsibacillus albus genome:
- a CDS encoding AAA family ATPase, translating into MIIQALELQNFRQYYGSQQLEFAYSDEGRIVTVILGDNGRGKTGIYRAIMFALFGDLKLMQDSDEAEITLVNLKALKENPSQTEARVTVKFLHDQETYEISRSLVAGQIGSQVKEQLKDQKLVHLESGKEWTTSKDILLKLQEIVDERVKHYFFFDGERIERLTRVSRQQKDEISMGIKNLLKIDEVLKSRDVLRLLMKKSKKELGQFSKGEYKKALMELEKKELEQLNIQEDEKAKAKLLVKMENDLTLIDQQLKEYETLKVLFRERDELEEQIKKADVLITDKTEHLKIYNEYLPMLAGEDHLYHVQSSLKNELSADNLSGISSDFVAKLIEDMRCICGTDLERNNEQYYQLEQLKSSIADFEENRSAHELQTSIRSLFSYLSKRQSTIDYQLTEIRALQYEKEESQVKLEQLNKRLSSSSEGHVQSLNDQRTSLIKAIAETEGLMKRFKENLATIEEEIGTLNNQLKDLKRKSGVRDQLLDKHDILERSVASMDGLIKRFEAEMIEELESATQQNLNYLLDAAGQSMIKRVGIQKDFSIEVYNAFDQPFLANISQGQRQVLSLSFITALAQTAGGDKALEMPLLMDTPFGRLSEMHQRNLIEYLPQICSQWILLVTDREFGEEEKAIFEESDAIGKYYELESTEPGVTMIREMQPAMKGGI; encoded by the coding sequence ATGATTATTCAAGCGCTCGAGCTGCAGAACTTCAGACAATATTACGGCTCCCAGCAGCTTGAATTTGCCTATTCAGATGAAGGAAGAATCGTAACAGTGATCCTTGGTGACAACGGGCGGGGGAAAACAGGGATCTACCGTGCGATCATGTTTGCTTTATTTGGTGACCTGAAGCTCATGCAGGATTCTGATGAAGCAGAGATCACGCTGGTGAATCTGAAGGCATTGAAGGAAAACCCAAGCCAGACTGAAGCACGAGTAACCGTAAAGTTTCTCCATGATCAGGAGACCTATGAAATATCACGCTCACTTGTTGCCGGCCAGATCGGCTCACAGGTGAAGGAGCAGTTGAAAGATCAAAAGCTCGTGCATTTGGAGTCCGGAAAAGAATGGACGACATCAAAGGATATCCTTCTAAAGCTGCAGGAAATTGTCGATGAACGCGTAAAGCATTATTTCTTTTTTGATGGAGAACGAATCGAGCGGCTCACAAGGGTCTCAAGACAGCAAAAAGATGAAATTTCTATGGGGATTAAAAATCTTCTTAAAATTGATGAAGTGTTAAAATCCCGAGATGTCCTGCGACTTCTTATGAAAAAATCAAAAAAAGAGCTTGGACAGTTTTCAAAGGGTGAATACAAGAAAGCGCTAATGGAGCTTGAGAAAAAGGAACTGGAACAATTAAACATTCAAGAGGACGAGAAAGCAAAAGCAAAGCTTCTCGTCAAGATGGAGAACGACCTGACTCTTATTGACCAGCAGCTAAAGGAATATGAAACGCTGAAGGTCCTGTTTCGTGAACGGGATGAGCTGGAAGAGCAGATTAAAAAAGCGGATGTCCTGATCACGGATAAAACAGAACACCTGAAAATTTATAACGAATACCTTCCGATGCTTGCAGGGGAGGATCATTTATATCACGTTCAGTCCAGTCTGAAAAATGAGCTTTCCGCTGATAATCTGTCCGGTATTTCTTCAGACTTTGTAGCAAAGCTAATTGAGGATATGAGGTGTATTTGCGGTACTGATTTAGAGAGAAATAACGAACAGTATTATCAGCTTGAACAGCTGAAAAGCTCAATAGCTGATTTTGAAGAAAACCGTTCTGCCCATGAGCTTCAAACCTCCATCCGTTCGCTTTTCTCTTACTTGAGCAAAAGACAGAGCACCATCGACTATCAGCTGACTGAAATAAGAGCTCTTCAATACGAAAAGGAAGAAAGCCAGGTGAAGCTTGAGCAGCTAAACAAAAGGCTATCCTCCTCCTCTGAGGGACACGTTCAGTCATTGAATGATCAACGCACCAGTCTGATCAAAGCCATTGCTGAAACAGAGGGTTTAATGAAACGTTTTAAGGAAAATCTAGCTACAATTGAAGAAGAGATCGGCACTTTAAATAATCAGCTAAAGGATCTGAAACGAAAAAGCGGAGTACGTGATCAGCTGCTCGATAAGCATGACATTTTAGAGCGCTCAGTTGCATCCATGGACGGATTGATCAAAAGATTTGAAGCAGAAATGATTGAAGAGCTGGAATCAGCCACCCAGCAGAATCTAAACTACCTGCTTGATGCAGCTGGACAATCTATGATTAAAAGGGTCGGTATTCAAAAAGACTTTTCAATAGAGGTATACAATGCTTTCGATCAGCCGTTTCTGGCGAATATCTCACAGGGGCAGAGACAAGTGCTTTCCTTAAGCTTTATTACCGCCCTCGCCCAGACAGCGGGTGGAGACAAGGCGCTTGAAATGCCGCTTCTCATGGATACACCGTTTGGACGTCTGTCTGAAATGCATCAAAGAAACTTGATTGAATATCTTCCACAGATTTGCTCCCAGTGGATTCTTCTCGTTACAGATCGGGAGTTTGGAGAAGAGGAAAAAGCAATTTTCGAAGAGTCTGATGCCATCGGCAAATACTATGAGCTTGAATCAACCGAACCTGGTGTCACCATGATACGTGAAATGCAGCCTGCTATGAAGGGAGGAATTTGA
- a CDS encoding DUF4145 domain-containing protein: MRGKSLFEFIEVVSKDLLALAEDLESMLFSQPQSVMIQARLYTENLIKLVSKDEGIEDVYPLKHSERIHKLYRQNAIEEDIYIKLEWVRKMGNKAAHDLTPPSLEDGMKAHRYLFDISVWYMQVYVNYDFEAPVYKLRAPEKSENPSLSEEQISELMKPFFEKGMQQIDKMRDEIQQQLDAIKEEKERLAFREDQVTEGEAGEEKESFFLFQYLNQEGLEYIDKRDKKGALWVVGDWSLKEKLFALKEHKLYFRFSKNGARSTNQEPAWFLMNKSFHEQPDDYKQNQPVPKVHVPERKLATPVAEIREVPKDFWQSAGQINHPVHLAGMSLENFFISAEGLEGCQTFSSLNEDRLRQLYKVDKESFFTVMQELYFLGFRFQDRMAAFQPGPSLEKDCMVRIKHASGLKIRDVAPFAVSEGLAERNIRLVQELDLLLLSSLNWWTGTDNEDWLKKIKYNAEVANSEAEKKEISDHGEHSLIYKGEQLSISLNVAEAPLNEIGVEGCEHLINKFQSIGVDKLKDIDFPLDGIHEKLKGVGERTVDKFWSQLPAERQLVIQPVEETDGERKVFFEGQIIVIPEELKEIMLDSQDFPGAEKAIGNMKQNGIESLKDLPADLKKLKEIKGVGIGKVKAIVEKLPAIIQRELNLAEIASLPPSEYYLFLMKECQEWIGRITESEENAKAEKIQPRYLELTKNRFDADLEGQHLTLEALGQEAGLTRERIRQIIAKGDQRLAGKVEPVIRAFFAASRDSLAITELKDLDLSSFKDYLMAKGLEVLGYEVFTRGGLTYITKLGRDALEDLEKSIVREFREAFHLHVISQEDLTHFCEEKAEDDALPDSFVSAVAKPEITWVAEGQGILSTSRKKDVVEMVMLQYPEGVDVYKQEQELINKANDFMPGEFEGERAFYSIATRADLSETFILWDRGRYIHNRFVTAEESFIKDTQEIAVQIMEKDGPIHVLKLYERVKKEALEQNIPSEYGLYSLMRKYSDTRLDLQKFPHIYPEGTDRQMNADHIKEFIRDRGGLATYQEMYEQFVEKKGWKRFTLEYNLTTNEEIVSCGRGEYTLLSLYSNVSSSDLDFVTAQIRNKLEESPITLIHSFFEQNELLIRDLGIKSKQLLHAILKDRERDSFRMPRYPYILTKDATIDQFSAKGLIEEYIQEQQDIVPREEVSQWITDVFGENDSILDIVLLNSKEILYYSKGQYGEYIHKQTIGYNAELEQRILKAAEQLFCEESALRGREYVFLEELVKEDVLPELANDIDWGAELLGDILKKSGQWNLIGSYGAILTPKSSSISTNTDFIGLLLKTEFDGSVRIKDLRQYLAAIQYSNEGKLLVEVEEALKNQSAPFEIDGDEILLRDWSEVNI, from the coding sequence ATGAGAGGGAAGAGTTTGTTTGAGTTTATTGAGGTGGTCTCGAAAGATTTGTTGGCGCTAGCAGAGGATCTGGAGAGTATGCTGTTTTCCCAACCTCAATCTGTGATGATTCAGGCAAGGCTGTATACAGAAAATTTGATTAAGTTGGTAAGTAAAGACGAGGGCATTGAGGATGTGTATCCACTGAAGCATTCGGAGCGCATTCATAAGCTGTATCGTCAAAATGCGATTGAAGAGGATATTTACATAAAGCTTGAATGGGTGCGCAAGATGGGCAATAAGGCAGCCCATGATCTCACTCCACCGTCATTGGAGGATGGGATGAAGGCGCACCGTTATTTGTTTGATATCAGTGTCTGGTATATGCAGGTGTATGTGAACTATGACTTTGAGGCACCGGTTTATAAGTTGCGTGCTCCTGAGAAAAGCGAAAATCCATCTTTGTCAGAGGAGCAGATCAGTGAGCTGATGAAGCCGTTTTTTGAAAAGGGCATGCAGCAGATCGACAAAATGCGAGATGAAATTCAACAGCAGCTCGATGCTATAAAAGAGGAAAAAGAGCGGCTCGCTTTTCGGGAAGATCAAGTCACTGAGGGAGAAGCGGGAGAAGAAAAGGAATCGTTCTTTCTGTTTCAGTATCTAAATCAGGAGGGCCTGGAATATATAGATAAACGGGATAAGAAGGGTGCCTTATGGGTGGTTGGTGATTGGTCATTGAAGGAGAAGCTTTTTGCCCTAAAGGAGCATAAGCTTTATTTCCGCTTCTCTAAAAATGGTGCACGCTCGACTAATCAGGAGCCAGCCTGGTTTTTAATGAATAAAAGCTTTCATGAACAGCCGGACGATTATAAGCAGAATCAGCCTGTTCCTAAAGTTCATGTGCCAGAAAGAAAGCTTGCAACACCTGTTGCAGAGATCAGGGAAGTCCCGAAGGATTTCTGGCAGTCCGCCGGACAGATTAATCATCCTGTACATCTGGCAGGGATGTCCCTAGAGAACTTTTTTATATCCGCTGAAGGGCTGGAGGGATGTCAGACTTTTTCAAGTCTGAATGAAGACCGGCTGAGACAGCTGTATAAAGTTGATAAAGAGTCATTTTTTACTGTGATGCAGGAGCTTTATTTTCTAGGATTCCGTTTTCAAGACAGAATGGCGGCTTTTCAGCCTGGTCCTTCTCTAGAAAAAGATTGTATGGTCCGTATAAAACATGCATCCGGACTGAAGATCCGTGACGTGGCCCCGTTTGCGGTAAGTGAGGGGCTGGCTGAACGGAATATTAGACTTGTACAGGAGCTGGATCTGCTGCTACTTTCCTCACTTAACTGGTGGACAGGTACGGATAATGAGGATTGGCTGAAAAAGATTAAATACAACGCGGAAGTAGCAAATTCAGAGGCTGAAAAGAAAGAGATCTCTGATCATGGGGAGCACTCTCTCATTTACAAAGGAGAACAGTTGTCCATTTCCTTAAATGTGGCTGAAGCGCCGCTGAATGAAATCGGTGTTGAAGGCTGTGAGCACCTGATTAATAAATTTCAATCGATCGGTGTTGATAAGCTGAAGGATATTGATTTTCCGCTGGATGGGATTCATGAAAAGCTGAAGGGTGTCGGTGAAAGAACAGTCGATAAGTTCTGGAGTCAGCTCCCTGCCGAACGTCAATTAGTGATACAACCTGTGGAAGAAACTGACGGTGAACGAAAGGTGTTTTTTGAAGGGCAAATAATCGTAATTCCTGAGGAGCTCAAAGAAATCATGCTCGACAGTCAGGACTTCCCCGGAGCGGAAAAAGCGATTGGAAATATGAAGCAGAACGGGATAGAAAGTCTTAAGGATCTGCCTGCTGATTTAAAGAAATTGAAGGAAATTAAGGGTGTCGGCATTGGAAAAGTGAAGGCTATTGTTGAAAAGCTACCGGCTATCATTCAACGGGAACTTAACCTCGCAGAGATTGCATCGTTACCTCCTTCTGAGTATTACCTTTTTTTAATGAAGGAATGCCAGGAGTGGATTGGCAGAATTACTGAAAGTGAGGAAAATGCAAAGGCGGAAAAAATCCAGCCGAGGTACTTGGAGCTTACGAAAAATCGTTTTGATGCAGATCTTGAAGGTCAGCACTTAACTCTTGAAGCACTTGGTCAGGAAGCCGGCCTAACCCGTGAACGGATCCGTCAAATTATTGCAAAGGGCGATCAACGTTTAGCCGGAAAAGTGGAGCCAGTAATTCGCGCGTTTTTTGCTGCCTCACGGGATTCACTTGCAATAACTGAATTGAAGGATCTCGACCTTTCTTCCTTTAAGGATTACCTCATGGCAAAAGGGCTTGAAGTGCTAGGGTACGAAGTGTTTACGCGGGGCGGCTTAACTTATATAACAAAGCTTGGCAGAGATGCTCTTGAAGACCTTGAAAAATCCATAGTCCGTGAATTCCGCGAAGCTTTTCACCTGCATGTGATTAGTCAGGAGGATCTAACGCATTTCTGTGAGGAGAAAGCAGAGGACGACGCCCTTCCGGATTCCTTCGTTTCGGCAGTAGCTAAACCCGAGATCACCTGGGTTGCGGAGGGGCAGGGGATTCTATCCACCAGCCGTAAAAAGGATGTCGTTGAAATGGTTATGCTTCAATATCCTGAAGGGGTCGACGTATATAAACAGGAGCAGGAGCTGATTAATAAAGCCAATGATTTTATGCCCGGGGAATTTGAAGGAGAGCGGGCTTTTTATTCGATCGCGACGCGTGCAGATTTGTCTGAAACGTTTATTTTATGGGATCGTGGAAGGTATATTCATAACCGCTTCGTTACGGCAGAGGAGTCCTTTATTAAAGACACGCAGGAAATTGCGGTTCAGATAATGGAAAAGGACGGCCCGATTCATGTTCTTAAGCTATATGAAAGAGTGAAAAAGGAAGCTTTGGAGCAGAACATTCCGAGTGAATATGGTCTTTATTCACTGATGAGAAAATATTCGGATACCCGTCTGGATCTTCAGAAATTCCCGCATATTTATCCGGAGGGTACAGATCGTCAGATGAATGCGGATCATATTAAGGAATTTATTCGGGACCGAGGTGGACTGGCTACCTATCAGGAGATGTACGAGCAGTTTGTTGAAAAAAAAGGCTGGAAGAGGTTCACGCTTGAATACAATCTGACCACAAACGAAGAAATCGTTAGCTGCGGACGGGGAGAATATACGCTTTTATCTCTTTATTCCAATGTTTCATCCTCTGATTTGGACTTTGTTACCGCACAGATTCGGAATAAGCTGGAGGAATCCCCTATTACGCTTATTCATTCCTTTTTCGAACAAAATGAGTTGCTGATCAGGGATCTTGGGATAAAAAGTAAGCAGCTTCTCCATGCGATTCTGAAGGACAGGGAGAGAGACAGTTTCCGGATGCCGAGATATCCCTATATTCTCACAAAGGATGCAACGATTGATCAGTTTTCTGCTAAAGGGCTGATTGAGGAGTATATCCAGGAGCAGCAAGATATTGTTCCACGGGAGGAGGTCAGCCAGTGGATCACGGATGTGTTCGGAGAAAATGACAGCATTCTTGATATTGTTTTATTGAATTCAAAGGAAATTCTGTATTACTCAAAAGGGCAGTACGGGGAGTACATCCACAAACAAACGATCGGCTATAATGCGGAGCTGGAGCAGCGGATTCTAAAGGCAGCAGAGCAGCTTTTCTGTGAAGAGTCAGCGTTAAGGGGACGTGAATATGTCTTTCTTGAGGAGCTTGTAAAGGAGGATGTACTTCCTGAGCTGGCTAATGACATTGACTGGGGTGCAGAGCTGTTGGGAGATATTCTGAAAAAATCCGGACAATGGAATCTGATCGGATCCTACGGTGCGATTTTGACGCCAAAGAGCTCTTCCATTAGCACCAATACAGACTTTATCGGGCTTCTGTTGAAAACAGAGTTCGATGGTTCGGTGAGAATAAAGGACCTGCGCCAGTATCTAGCTGCAATTCAATATTCAAATGAAGGAAAGCTGCTCGTTGAGGTGGAGGAGGCATTGAAGAATCAGTCCGCTCCATTCGAAATCGACGGCGATGAAATTCTTTTACGAGACTGGAGTGAAGTAAACATATGA
- a CDS encoding DUF262 domain-containing protein yields the protein MAFQTALTIREVIENIHRKKYILPAIQREFVWDTDQIERLFDSLMQGYPVGSFLFWYVNKEKSKEFQFYEFIREYHERDNRHNPNASISGEEDIIAILDGQQRLTSMYIGLKGSYAYKLPRMRRENPLAYPKQQLYVDLLAPSEEFDTVYDFRFLTEESAAADNTNNLAYWYKVSDILDIRDQYEVNQYLIENGLGSIEKEKALFANQTLFKLYKAINETPSINYYLEKEQKLDKVLNIFIRVNSGGTALSYSDLLLSIATAQWKNKDARKEITEFVDEINQIGDGFNFNKDFVLKSCLVLCDFSDIAFKVDNFDSETMQKIELKWDNVKKAIRLAVSLVSNFGYNQETLTSNNAIIPIAYYLLKIGLPHNYVQSSSYNSDRQRIHKWLILALLKRVFSGQPDNVLRPLRKIILTNHAEFPLNAIIDEFKGSNKSFSFNDDEISNLLTYQYGQKHTFSVLALLYPTLDFRNKFHLDHIFAKSLFTKKKLSNNGVPDYKQDIFISECNSIVNLQLLEGIPNQQKSNLMFDEWIVKTYLDQNKRTDYMDKHYIPKASLKLLDFDTFIEKRSDIIFNKLKSILSV from the coding sequence ATGGCGTTTCAAACAGCTCTCACAATTAGAGAAGTTATAGAAAATATCCATCGGAAAAAATATATTCTACCAGCTATACAACGTGAATTCGTATGGGATACTGACCAAATTGAACGACTATTCGACTCATTGATGCAAGGTTATCCTGTAGGTTCATTTCTCTTTTGGTATGTAAATAAAGAAAAAAGTAAGGAATTTCAATTTTACGAGTTTATAAGAGAATATCATGAAAGAGATAACCGTCATAACCCCAATGCAAGTATTAGTGGTGAAGAGGATATTATAGCTATATTGGACGGTCAGCAACGTTTGACCTCAATGTATATTGGTTTAAAGGGTAGTTACGCATACAAACTTCCAAGAATGCGTAGAGAAAACCCTTTAGCATACCCTAAACAACAACTTTATGTTGATTTATTAGCACCTTCAGAAGAATTTGATACCGTATATGATTTTAGGTTCTTAACAGAAGAAAGTGCTGCTGCTGATAATACAAATAATCTTGCTTACTGGTATAAGGTTTCCGATATTTTAGATATTAGGGATCAATATGAAGTGAATCAGTATCTTATAGAAAATGGGCTAGGTTCGATTGAAAAAGAAAAGGCTTTGTTTGCTAACCAGACACTTTTTAAACTTTATAAAGCTATTAATGAAACACCGAGTATAAATTACTATTTGGAAAAAGAACAGAAACTCGATAAAGTTTTAAATATCTTTATTCGTGTAAACAGTGGTGGAACAGCATTAAGCTATTCAGACTTACTACTCTCAATTGCAACTGCTCAATGGAAGAATAAAGATGCCCGAAAAGAAATCACTGAATTTGTAGACGAAATAAATCAGATTGGCGATGGATTTAACTTTAACAAGGATTTTGTATTGAAATCGTGTTTAGTGCTTTGTGATTTCAGTGATATTGCATTTAAAGTTGATAATTTTGATTCAGAAACAATGCAGAAAATTGAGCTGAAATGGGATAATGTAAAAAAAGCTATTCGATTAGCTGTAAGTCTTGTATCCAACTTTGGGTATAATCAAGAAACCTTAACATCTAATAATGCAATAATCCCAATTGCTTATTATTTATTGAAAATAGGATTACCACATAATTACGTTCAATCTTCTTCTTATAATAGTGACAGGCAGCGAATACATAAGTGGCTAATTCTTGCTTTATTGAAAAGAGTGTTTAGCGGACAGCCTGACAATGTTTTGAGACCATTAAGAAAAATTATACTAACTAACCATGCTGAATTCCCGCTTAATGCTATTATTGATGAGTTTAAAGGTAGTAATAAATCTTTTTCGTTTAATGATGATGAGATTAGCAACTTGCTTACCTATCAATATGGTCAGAAGCATACATTCTCTGTTTTAGCATTACTTTATCCGACTTTAGATTTTAGAAACAAATTTCATCTTGATCACATATTTGCGAAAAGTTTATTTACAAAGAAAAAATTATCTAATAATGGTGTACCAGATTATAAACAAGATATTTTCATTAGTGAATGTAATTCAATAGTCAATCTACAACTCCTTGAAGGTATTCCAAATCAACAAAAGTCCAATTTGATGTTTGATGAATGGATAGTAAAAACGTATCTAGATCAAAATAAGAGAACAGATTATATGGATAAACACTATATACCAAAGGCAAGTTTAAAACTATTAGACTTTGATACTTTTATTGAGAAACGTAGTGATATAATCTTTAATAAATTAAAATCTATTTTATCTGTCTGA
- the radC gene encoding RadC family protein has translation MKNYLPIQNEQLRLLEVDQFQKQPAKRVNIVSLKLVKENSFLYPERNVRSPEDAYKLLKQFLVEVDREYFIVVCLDTKNQPTTINVCHIGSLNASIVHPREVLKPAILSNSASVIVAHNHPSNDPTPSREDIEVTKRLVEAGKIIGIDVLDHLVVCADKFISLKEKGHI, from the coding sequence ATGAAAAATTATTTACCGATACAAAATGAGCAATTAAGGTTATTAGAAGTAGATCAATTTCAAAAGCAACCAGCTAAGAGAGTAAACATTGTTAGTCTAAAGTTGGTTAAAGAGAATAGTTTCCTTTATCCAGAAAGAAATGTCAGGTCGCCAGAAGATGCTTATAAACTACTGAAACAATTCTTAGTTGAAGTAGATCGAGAGTATTTTATAGTTGTTTGCTTAGATACAAAGAATCAACCTACTACAATAAATGTATGTCATATTGGGAGTTTAAATGCCAGCATAGTGCATCCCAGAGAAGTTCTTAAACCAGCTATACTTTCAAATTCTGCTTCCGTAATTGTTGCTCATAATCACCCTAGCAATGATCCAACTCCAAGTCGTGAAGATATTGAGGTGACCAAGAGATTAGTTGAAGCTGGAAAAATCATAGGTATCGATGTACTGGATCATCTTGTTGTGTGCGCAGATAAGTTTATTTCATTAAAAGAAAAAGGTCATATTTGA
- a CDS encoding zinc ribbon domain-containing protein: protein MVAGRVKKKHKDGSYILHRYYHCGAWRNKGTAACRSNGVKADETEKIVFNKIQSNLLNEKLLSDIVNNLNEKRRHTIKPLEEQLQHIDREIRGYDNKKSKWFELFEDGMITKEDLSKRLGSISEDIEIKRKHKESIQEKLRLNNSDPIEFQVVKNLMSNLNEIIRNANHDQKKTILNLVVDKIVLSKERKVESIILHFDGKSKNHILDEKEDGSSVEDPSSFNFTLVL from the coding sequence ATGGTTGCAGGAAGGGTTAAGAAAAAGCATAAGGATGGAAGTTATATACTTCACAGATATTATCATTGTGGAGCTTGGAGAAATAAGGGTACAGCAGCTTGTAGGTCAAATGGTGTTAAGGCAGATGAAACAGAAAAAATTGTATTTAATAAGATACAGAGTAATCTATTAAACGAAAAATTATTAAGCGACATTGTAAATAATTTAAATGAAAAAAGAAGGCACACGATAAAACCTTTAGAGGAACAACTACAGCATATTGATAGGGAGATTCGTGGATATGATAATAAAAAGAGTAAGTGGTTTGAACTATTTGAAGACGGTATGATCACGAAAGAAGACCTTTCGAAGAGGCTTGGGTCTATTTCAGAAGATATTGAAATCAAAAGGAAACATAAAGAATCAATTCAAGAAAAACTCCGATTAAATAATTCTGACCCTATTGAATTCCAAGTAGTTAAGAATTTAATGAGTAATTTAAACGAGATAATTAGAAATGCTAATCATGATCAGAAAAAAACAATCTTAAATTTAGTGGTTGATAAAATTGTATTAAGTAAAGAAAGGAAAGTTGAATCGATAATATTACACTTTGATGGAAAATCAAAAAATCACATATTGGATGAAAAAGAGGACGGATCTTCAGTTGAAGATCCGTCCTCTTTTAATTTTACTTTAGTTTTATAA
- a CDS encoding recombinase family protein gives MIRAVIYARVSTAEQAEEGYSIDAQIDTVRKRIELDGKQVISNYIDRGISGKSMEKRLQLQQLLKDAKEKKFDEVWVWKTNRLARNHLDLLKIVEELNKSNVNFKSCSEHFDTTTPQGRLMMNVLASIGEFERETIVDNVKMGMKQRARLGKWNGGQVLGYISAKSNKDDTKTRLEVVEEEAFIVREIFKLYSEGRGLKSLTNHINKLGYKSKKGNMFSINAVKEILMNPIYIGKIRYNRRENWSEKRRKGTNKNPIIVDGGHDAIITVDLWEKVQKLYSQRSHKPNRVYSGSYP, from the coding sequence ATGATAAGAGCTGTTATATATGCAAGGGTTTCTACGGCTGAACAGGCAGAAGAAGGATATTCTATTGATGCACAAATTGATACGGTAAGAAAAAGGATTGAGTTGGATGGTAAGCAAGTAATTTCTAACTATATTGATCGTGGCATCAGCGGTAAATCAATGGAGAAGAGGTTACAACTACAGCAGCTTCTTAAGGATGCAAAAGAAAAGAAATTTGATGAGGTATGGGTCTGGAAAACAAACAGACTAGCAAGGAATCACTTAGATTTACTTAAGATAGTAGAAGAGTTAAACAAAAGCAATGTGAATTTTAAAAGTTGCTCTGAACACTTTGACACAACAACTCCACAAGGAAGACTAATGATGAATGTATTAGCATCTATTGGTGAGTTCGAAAGGGAGACCATAGTAGATAACGTGAAAATGGGAATGAAACAAAGAGCAAGATTAGGAAAGTGGAATGGAGGTCAGGTATTAGGATATATAAGTGCCAAGAGTAACAAAGATGATACTAAAACAAGGTTAGAGGTAGTAGAAGAAGAAGCATTCATTGTTAGAGAAATATTTAAACTATATTCCGAAGGGAGGGGATTAAAGAGCCTTACAAATCATATTAATAAGCTTGGTTATAAATCAAAAAAGGGAAATATGTTTTCAATAAACGCAGTAAAAGAAATTCTGATGAATCCTATATATATTGGAAAAATTAGATATAATCGCAGGGAAAATTGGAGTGAGAAGAGGAGAAAGGGAACAAATAAAAATCCCATTATTGTGGATGGAGGGCATGATGCAATAATCACTGTGGATTTATGGGAAAAGGTTCAGAAGTTGTATAGTCAAAGATCCCATAAGCCCAATAGGGTATATAGTGGTTCTTATCCTTAA